ttaatattattgccAATTGAAGTTACAAGAGTCTTTGTAAAATGGAGACCTTGTATAAAAGACCGGTATCtgttataaaaaagaaacatttttCTTGACTTAGCACCTCAAAGTGCTATGCAAACTTTGTCCACTAAAACCATTTTCGATGAGTAAAGACCGTATTCCACTAAAACCTCTTTGGGTATGTAAAGACCATATTCAACATAAGTGATAAACCATTTTGTATTATAAGTATAATCTGTAGAAAGATGGTCAACTtggaaaatttacaataattatccAATATCTACTTCTTCAAATACATATATGAGTGCTAGCCTTCCTAGAACTATATGATGTGAGCTCTCCCAACAGATCCAAAAAACTAAATACAGTACACTTGCAGCCCTATACATAGACAAAATAAGTAACTAAACGTTAATGCGTCAGAGGAAGATACCTGATTAAACTCACTTGCATTAAATAACTTCAACCAAGAAGGGGATATTAAATCCGTCAGCCCTCGATAAAATGCATTTGAGAAAGGAAGTATCTGCAATTCAATGTGATAAGGTAATAAGCAATTACAAGCATGCCAACTTCATCCAGACATGAATGCCCATCAATACCTGTCGGTTAAGTTTATAATCTGCCATTGCATGAACATATTGCAATTTGTTCTCATTCGTCACAGAGATATCCTTGCCTCCTGGTTTGAGTTCAACAACATGTCGTTTTCCAAGTGATTCTTCAGTAACGGTGAAATCCAAGGAAAGATCCTCAACATCACCATCATAATGCTGCATGTGCAATTTGTTGATATcagaaaatttcaaacataATTACGCAACCTCATTTGTAACAGAATTGCTCAAGAAGATATATGATGAATCCAAACCACCAAAACTCTAAGACAGAAACTCAGACATCAATGGAAAACCATGCTACTTTTAACagtttaaaaaagaaagatgatGACAAGCAAATCACATGTCCAACATGCAAAGCCATAGTTCACGCAAAGTGTATGGTCTGAATTGTCATTCTATTGCAAAATGTCACCTCTTTTGCACCAGGGATTAACCCAAAATGCAAATAGTAAACAGCCAAATTATTTCTTGGACATCTATATATACTTCAAACCAGAGTCCTATCACCAAAATCTGCCGCAACTGACATCACAGGATCAGTTAGCTTTCTCTGTCTGCAGCACCAGTTCTCAACCTTAACAACCAATATTTAATCCCTTTTCTGACAGACTACTTGCCAATGAATGAAGTTTCTGCATGGAACACCACCATCACCTTCATACTCTGCTATGCCAACTTCTCTCTGCCATGCAAAGCAATCTAAAAGCCCCCCTCCCTCTCCTCCcttgtaattaaatatgatgGTAGTATGAAACCACAAACCATGAACGCCatgaaaaactaaaatctAATTCTAGCCCATCGAAATGCTCATGCCCTTTGTAGGGATTGGGCCAAACTCCTATCCTTATGAAGATGGGAAGGCACTAGCCAAATGGCCTATGATATATGAGCAGGAACCAATAAAGattcaaaattctatttaatgGTCAGTGAAGATGGTAAACTGCAGATGGGCTTTGTATCTAAGAGAAAAAAAGTAGAAGAGGAGAGATCAAGACTGCTTGTTGCATGTCAGTTCCATGCTATAAAGCACTCcacaagaagaaacaaaattgagatGACACGCTAAACACCAGGGAACTGTATATTTTCACAAATTCCAATGGTTTCATAAAGCATTCACCTTAACATACATGAGATTCCTGTAAAGCTCAGGATCAAGAGTGGAGAGTTCATCCAGAAAGCTATAGCGTCCCAACAACTTTTGCACGAAAACTTGTGAAAAATAGAAGTCAAGCAATATTCCTTCATATAGAGCTTTACCAACTATTCTTCCGAGAAACTCAATCATCTGGATCCCATTATCCAAAAATCTTGCAGTTGTATTTGGAATTAAAAGCCTGTCAGAAGTTGAGGTCTGACAGAACAGCCCATACCTGAGTAACATACAGTGCAGTCATATCAGAAAACAAGAAggatgaattaaaaaaatttcatgagcACAGGAGAACTTACTCCGCTGAAAACGCTAATTTTGAGAGGTCAGTTAAGAATTCCTTGGACAATCCACCATAGTCAAGACCAGCCTCCGGAAGGCCAGATTCACTAACAAAGGACACATGGATGGCAGATTTCAACCGTGAACCAAGTGAATTCAGTTGTTGTAGTCCATCTTCAAAAATATGACCGCGACGAATAACTACCTCAATTGATCGCACACCAGGTCCAGTCCCTTCACCAGCCAATCTTCTTGACACTTTGTCCATGCTGATGAATTCTCTGAACATTTTTACTCTGAAAAATTCAGGAGTATTTCAGATTATTCTTTGAAATCATAAAGCAAATGCGAAAATAAGTTGGCTTAAGAGTCTAtgagaaaaagtgaaaaattaaaagaatttcacTGGTATGTCCAAGCATGTGCTATAAGAACATGAAACTACTCAACATGGAGCTGGAAGTAATCCCAAAGTAAATGTAAGTCAAAGGAAAAGAATACCATTTCATAGAGGCTGGAGGGGCTTTTACAATCACAGATAAATTACTTACTATAATCCCAAGGGAAGAGAGATATTCGATTATAAATGTGCAGAAACCAGATATCTCAAGTTTCGCTCCTATGAATTTACATAGGTTGGTAGCTTTGGCTTGTTGCTTAAATTCTAGAAAAGTGGAAAGCAGTATGAAGTTTCAGATTTCTTACTTCCAAGCGATATATAAAAGAGAGTTTCTAGGAAAACTAATTGGAAAGCAACTCCACCATAGAACTTATAGCTATTAGCAAAGTCGAGACAGAAATAGTACTACGACTATCAACAATGAATTCTGATCTTGTTGTGTTGAACTTACCTTTCTTCGAATGGAAATACATGTGGCATAGTAGTAATGACGGAACCCATGCTTGAGGAGGCAGTTCCACCTGCACCTGAGGAAACTTCATGAGTCCTGGCAGCCACAGCAATTGGCATCCTATTATTGTTACCAGGTGAAAGCCACAAAGAAGGATGACAAAATTTGCTCCTGCAATCTCTTTCATACAATAAATGCAGGCACCGAACTGCAGAATCCACAATAGCTCTGTGCCGAGGACTAACTCCCCGGGGTAAGGAATTATATACAAGAGTATTCACCATTGATGCAATTTTCCGCTGCTGCTCCAACGTGAATGGGAcctaatcaattaaatttatgttaataaatCATTACCACCATGTATAAGTTCAAGTTTAATTCACTATCACTATGTAGATGTACTAAGTGAAGAATTTAATAGAACCTGCTTTTCATAAAACTCTATATCATCCAGAATCAGCAACAGATGTGAATAGGTGGAGCAAAAGAGAAGGAGCAGACAAGCTATGTCCTCCGATATGCCTTCAGGACCCCGCCTTAGGGCCTCAATGTCCCACTTATCTGAAGGATCTTCCTCAGTTTGGCTAAAGTTGGAATGGCAATTGACTGAGTCCACAAAAACATTCTCTGTTGGTGCCTTTCCGGTAATTTTTTGCAACACATTGGCCCATTTATAGCCTGTGTCTTTACTAAATCTCTTTTGCCTTCCATCAGAAACACCATCACTTATATCTCCTGGGATATTATTTGCATAAAGTGATTTTGCATTGGCAATATGCTTCTGTCGTTGAAAGAGAGATTTTTCTAGTTCTCCCCACAAACTGACAAGAAATCCAGGGGTGAACGAGAGCATGTTGAGGACAGGCAAAGATTTGAGCAAAGGATTCAAAGTTGAAAATAGTTGAAGCAtgtatgaataataataagcTACGTCAAGCAATCTGCACTTCCATGAATCCTGTTGATTGCTTGATGGAAGATTATCAGCGCCACTTCCAGAAGCATCTATTTCAAAAGCTAAGAGTTTCTTAAGATGCCACTGTTGACAGACAGGTCTAAAAAGGTCCATATATGACAGGTTTGAGAATCCACAAGTGGTTTCATCCATGTGAAAAACAGATTCAGCAGATGTATCATTATCAGCTTGGAGTTCTTCAGTATTCCTAGTCATCCGTCCAAAGTTTTCAAGTGAAGCCAATAGCTTATCCGCAAGTAAAATAACAACATGGAGATAGGACGCATAGTCTAGGCCTTCAGTAAACTTCCCCAAATCCAGTGAACTCATATAACTCCCTGTCGCAAGGCACACAGTGTTAGCAAGAGCCCAACCAACATGTGGCATCTTTCTGGAGGTTATGTCCAGCTGATCCATCTCAGAAATTTCCTTCAAAATCTTCTCTTTTGCGATCTGTCATCACCTGCCATGGTTTGATCAGCCCCCTAGTGCTTTAATATAGGAAAGCTATAAGTTCCATAAAATTGAACAATCATTTtgtattacaaatattttaaagaatgaaCTACATAACTTAgaataaacaaattcaaaaagttcCAGAACATGTTGTTCAGTTACTAGAGCAATAAATCAATCCCTTGACCAAGCTAAAAATGCTTTCAATGTTTTCAGTGGTTATTAATGCAGGAGTTTTTACGTGGTTTACCAACTCTTACCAGTAAAGTCCTGAGGCATGGTGATAACACTGATTTGTGTCTCAAAGCAGGTACAAGTATTGCAGGCAAGCGTTGAGGAAGCCAAGGTATCGTGAGTAGTGAGACACAATACTGCTCCACAGCACACTCCAACATGCCATTATCATTTGTGTCCATGTTTGTTAAGTGGAATGGTCGCAAAGATAAAGTTATAGCACTGGCAACTATCAAGAATCTATCATCTGTCTGACAAAAGACCGTCTCTTGACAAGAAACAGGAGCTTCCAATTTACAAATGAATTTCCTGATGCAATTATACAACCCACTTCTTTTACTCCCAATAAACTGCACTAGATTTTTCACTGCAGTATTTGCATCTTCACGGGCATCATCAGCAATGCAATTCCAACTTTTTGGATCAGTTAAGAGAACTGATAAACGCATTGCAGTTGATGTGAGCACAACATCTTGAACCCTTTGAGTGGAGTAGTCAAACACAGATAAAATAAACAAGCAAACAGAAATCAGCTTTTTTGATTGATGAAACCATATCTGTCTCTCTTCAATGCTACCAGTTGCCAACAAGCAAAAGCTCTGATGTACATCTGCAAGTCAAAGGTATAAGTACATCAGAaccatttatattttatcaccaaaaaaaagaaacaaaaaaccaAGAAGCTAACTAGAATCTGTCCATGTATTATCATAAGTTAGAAAGATATAAAGGtctgccaaaaaaaaaaacgaaggATTTCCTATATTGAGCTGATATATGTCTAAGTACTTAATCCAACAATTCAATTCTTATAGCGACCTAAATTGCATTTCTGCCCCCTAGCACTTTCTCAAGTATATAAAGGAAGGAAACACACTCAGGTTTTATATACTCATGCAGCTACTGATATATATGATCTCCTAACAGCCCTCGCATACGGCCTGCTCTAGCTGTGATACCGTGTCGTCACTTGTAAAAGACCAACATTCTTCAATTCAATAACAATCCACGTTTTGAAAACGTTGAGCAAATCATGTTAACATACTGAAGTTCTAGAATGAACAATAGAAGTGATAGTATTTCCTAATCCTAACTAAAATGTGGAGTAAGGGGAGAAGGAAAGAGGAATATTTAATTGGGGTACCAACTAATGAAGCCCGAATCTCATACAGAAATATGCAAACACTTAGTTGTCTAATATTTTCTAAGAAAACCCCACAAGGCAAAAatccatatatttttgttctttgctcgccttatctttttcttgtcaattttaaaatcttaacaGGGCACATAAATCTCTAAGTTCTTttactttcactttttcttaTGCAACCTTTTCCTTATTGATTTCCATCCAAACTGAGCGCAGTCCAATATGCGGACAGTTAAATAACATCTTTTTCTTCTAGCGTCCCCCTTTGAACGATCTGTTTTGTAACAATGATCAGATTAGAAACCACAAGACTTCAATCATTATGCATGTCATTGCCTCCCCTATGCATTCTCAATAATCATACATAACCTTGAATTTACACAACAGAAACTCAATATTCAATCAATGATGTACCTTTCGGAGTTATGCCCTCCAAAAGAATTCTGAAGCAATTTATCATACAATCCCTATCTCTGGCACCAATTTTCCCGCATCGAACtgataaatagttaataaagaaaagaaagggtCTCAAAATTTCCCTCGATATCTGCATTCTGGTGAGCGGACCAGCCCGATTATTCATCATTATTTCCCACTCCTGCCGGAGCTGCAACGCCACCGACTTCGTCTCATGATGCCTCCTCCAGACCCTCTGTGAGCACGTCAACATTCTTACATTAGCAATTCCGTATTAGGTTTTCTAACTCACaagatcaaattttttaaccTGAATTAGCAACGCGGCGGCGCTTGCTCGCCTGGTATAATTCCGGAGCTCcctttcttgattaaccctCTCCAGAAGGGCATCCCTCGTAATCTCCTTGGCGCTTGCTCCCCGCAGCGACACCTG
This DNA window, taken from Sesamum indicum cultivar Zhongzhi No. 13 unplaced genomic scaffold, S_indicum_v1.0 scaffold00165, whole genome shotgun sequence, encodes the following:
- the LOC105179516 gene encoding E3 ubiquitin-protein ligase UPL7, which gives rise to MNESRKHQVSLRGASAKEITRDALLERVNQERELRNYTRRASAAALLIQRVWRRHHETKSVALQLRQEWEIMMNNRAGPLTRMQISREILRPFLFFINYLSVRCGKIGARDRDCMINCFRILLEGITPKDVHQSFCLLATGSIEERQIWFHQSKKLISVCLFILSVFDYSTQRVQDVVLTSTAMRLSVLLTDPKSWNCIADDAREDANTAVKNLVQFIGSKRSGLYNCIRKFICKLEAPVSCQETVFCQTDDRFLIVASAITLSLRPFHLTNMDTNDNGMLECAVEQYCVSLLTIPWLPQRLPAILVPALRHKSVLSPCLRTLLIAKEKILKEISEMDQLDITSRKMPHVGWALANTVCLATGSYMSSLDLGKFTEGLDYASYLHVVILLADKLLASLENFGRMTRNTEELQADNDTSAESVFHMDETTCGFSNLSYMDLFRPVCQQWHLKKLLAFEIDASGSGADNLPSSNQQDSWKCRLLDVAYYYSYMLQLFSTLNPLLKSLPVLNMLSFTPGFLVSLWGELEKSLFQRQKHIANAKSLYANNIPGDISDGVSDGRQKRFSKDTGYKWANVLQKITGKAPTENVFVDSVNCHSNFSQTEEDPSDKWDIEALRRGPEGISEDIACLLLLFCSTYSHLLLILDDIEFYEKQVPFTLEQQRKIASMVNTLVYNSLPRGVSPRHRAIVDSAVRCLHLLYERDCRSKFCHPSLWLSPGNNNRMPIAVAARTHEVSSGAGGTASSSMGSVITTMPHVFPFEERVKMFREFISMDKVSRRLAGEGTGPGVRSIEVVIRRGHIFEDGLQQLNSLGSRLKSAIHVSFVSESGLPEAGLDYGGLSKEFLTDLSKLAFSAEYGLFCQTSTSDRLLIPNTTARFLDNGIQMIEFLGRIVGKALYEGILLDFYFSQVFVQKLLGRYSFLDELSTLDPELYRNLMYVKHYDGDVEDLSLDFTVTEESLGKRHVVELKPGGKDISVTNENKLQYVHAMADYKLNRQILPFSNAFYRGLTDLISPSWLKLFNASEFNQLLSGGDHDIDVEDLRKNTQYTGGYSEGSRTIKLFWEVFAGFEPRERCMLLKFVTSCSRAPLLGFKHLHPAFTIHKVACDAPLWASFGGQDVDRLPSASTCYNTLKLPTYKRASTLRAKLLYAINSNAGFELS